The sequence GACCTGAAAAACACAATAAAAAGGAGATAATTGCGGCTTTCTCATCCACCTACGCATGTTTGGAATCCATGAAATAATTTCATATGGTTTAGTTTTAACCTTTAACTGATGAAGAATAAAGGTACTAAACCGAGGAAGAAACATTATGAAAAGCCAATACAAGGCACTTGCTTTTGTTATATTGATTCTTTACATTGGTGTAGATCAAACTTGAAAGTAGGtgaatgattttattttgaGGGGACCGGAAGGGCATTATAGATGAAAGAAATTTATTCGATCTAATCTTACCATTTTGGGAATTAGAATGAAGTAACTCAGTAGTTGGaaacaattttttcattttttccttcAACACACCTTGAATATAATGAATTATCGAATCCAATCTGAGACACCCTATATATCCATTAAGAGTCCCTTATGTTGTCCCACCCCCTTTACATCCAAATGGGTATTCATTCGACTAGTGAAGAGATGATAATCAAATGCACTAAATATTCGTAATGCACAAAGTTTtgattttatatgaatttagtTCATGATCACCTTTTAGAGCTTCTAATTCGATATGCAGGCCAGTTGTAGAGCAGCGTGTGATTGTAATCCATAAAGAGGGGATCGATAGAGAGATTACAAATACATCGAAAATTATAATGTATTGTGCTTGTTTCGTTTGAAAAATAATGAGTTAGATTTTTTTGAGATGATTTTACGTGTGAAATAAAAATTCACTACTATGACAATAGATAACATATTTATGATGAATAGTCAATTTGTTTGATTTATATTAAAAGTTAAGCaacttttaaattaaatgaaCTTTTGTAAAGACGATATTTATATTCTGCATGATGTATGGTAAAATGATCCATCGTCATCATGAGAAATAGCTCCTTCTATGTGAGGAGCCAAGTAGCGTCGCTAGTTAAATCCTTTGACGCGTTCATATTGGCGTACACTTTGGTTGGGATATAAGAATACAAGAATACAATCATAAATAGGATACAATAATAACTCCTAAACCTAAGAAGGAACAGTTTCCTTGGATGGCAAGGCTCCTtgtctaacatattcttctagtATTTTTGCTTGTGTCCATTCTGATGCCTTTGTTCCTCCATGACCTTTTTATACACAATCGTTTATTTGTTTGGCTCTTATATGGAAGATAACTTTTTGTTGCTTTTACATTTATCTAAAATGGCTTGTCTTCCTTAATTTTGGTGTGGCAGGCGGTTCCAGCttctttgctcttgaattttcttggtttgttTGGCTCCAATTTTCCGAATGTGCATTTTGTTTACAAGTTTGTcttacttttttaatttatgaatCCTCTAAACAAccgtagtttttttttttcattcaataaAACTCTctcattcacctctcccagaccctgcgtaaagcgggagccttgtgcactgggtacaacCTTTTAATAAAACTCTCTCATACTGTAAAGTAAAAATATGGCAATAAAAGTCAACTTGCTAGTGGCCAGTTTTATCTAAAGCAGTTAACCTAATTATGCTCCACTTGCAAGGTCAACTCACTAGATAGTAGAGAGCATCTGAGAGTAATCGAAAGGCTTGTAAAGGGATGACCAATATAATTATTGGAATTCTTGGAGAGCCGATTAGATATCACATGGCTCAATTGATTGACATGTTCACTGtaatttgtttaattaatgtcattcactagtacttggAACGGGGATTCAGTCCGTCACATCAACCGTAATTTGAGACTCATTTGTATAAGAAAGGCAGTTATCATGTTGTCAATAAATCTAACCTTTTTTTTACCATTCCAATGATTCTCCAACGTCTAAGCATTGGCCAAaccaatttcaaaaaaaaaaaaaaaaaaatgatgggttgGAACAAACCAATTTCAAAAAAAAGACGGTCTATATTTTTAGGGTATAAAAACTTTACATCAATATGTTTAAATCTTTGTTATGAGTGTAAAACACCAGTATAAACTTTACAACAACCATCAGAGTGTAATAGTAACCCACAATGAAAGGGTTGAAAGAATCAGTTGTGGCTAAAATGCCATGAAGCTAACTACTCATCAAGGGAGAGTGGAAAAAATAAGTGAGAGCTGACTCTCCGGGCGGATATGAGACGACTGATCCAAAATCTCCTGGACCTGAAAATTGTAGAGCAGTAGAGATGTTGGGAAAAATCTACCTTTTAATTATAATTCGTCTAGGAACATGTTTCCCAACGATTCATCCAGCCTTCTGTTAAAAATATCACATATGCATATACATATGCAGCTTTCCACAAAGAACTCCATTCCATTGTCTTGGGGGTCTGCTGTTGGcttctctaaatgtttgttagAATAGGATTTTCTTCTATGTTTATCGTTAAACTAATGACggaattctttttatttcttatgtATTTATACATATACAAGAAAAAGAATGCCTTTGttatttctgatttgtttcggTGTAAATTCTAATGTATGACTTTGTACCTTCATTATGTATAAAATAAATCTACTCAAATATACACATGTAAAATCAATTCCGTGAAGAAGGAGACTGTACCTCACGATAGAATGACAAGCCCTAGATACACCGATGCAGAAAGAAATATAAACGATATCAATCCCCTGCAAATAAAGATTATTAtgttatgaaaaaaaaacatcaattcATCAGGACAATTACGTATTTTTAGATAAGGAATTTCATGTTTCTGCTTTGAGCTTGTCATGCTATATGGCTTACCATATCACTCCCCATCCAACCCCAGTACAGGGGCAGGGGCAAATTTCTGCAAATTTTTCAGCATCACTGGAGTTGACCCTTCTAGATATTAAATCATCATATATATCTGCGACAATTACAGTCTAGTGATATAAAATCTGCAATTTAATTGTTCAGAATAGCTAATATACATATGTTATGAATGATCACTGAGAATTACCATAAACTGAGAACAAACTGTTCATCACACCTGCAATTTCAAAGTAAAATATAAGcaacattttattttgcacACAAGAGAAGTGACAATGATGCAGAACTAAGAAGAACTTCATCTCAGAAAGTAAAGATTTGAAAAGATAAGAATATACCAATAAAGAGAATGACATAGCGAAGAATACGGACTTTAGTTAATTCTTGGAGAACCCATACTATAGCAAGGAATACAATAAATCCTGAAAAGACTCATCAGTAAGGATCAGTAATATCTGGAAGTATGTGAATAATATAAAACTAATACATATTGCACGCATGTGAAGCTACTCACCAATACAAAGTCCTCTAAGTGTCCACTGTATAAAACAATAGAATTTAGAATGCAAGAGTGAAGAAACTAAGATCCTGAAAGCTCTAATCAAAGAATATGAGAATGGAGCTAAAACATTATTGTCTGCATAAGTTTACTGAGCTCTCTTACATTTTTTGCCACAAAAAGCACAACTAGCAAGGCAACGCCAAGACAACCAGCAGCAATTCGAGCAGTAACGAGATTTGTCGATGCAAGTATTAAAGCCATTCCCCAAAATGATGAACCCAGATCTGGATGCAGAAAGAAATACGAAACCATGAGAACCAAGATCTGGATACAACTCATAACTATTTAGTTTACTACAAAGCCAATTTTAATTAAGAccgaaaagaaaaatacatattTTTGAAGCCAGCATGGTTTTCATGTAACACCGGGATGCATGAAATATGAAACCACGAGAAACAGTCCTACTTTAGCATCAGACGCCATGTTCAGTGTCAGCACACACAATTCGCCTCGTGTCATAAACTGAGACACATCTTAGACATGCaaatattgaagatgaagacaAAGTAACAAACTGAGGAGGGGCAAAAGTTTCTGAACGACAAATGCAAGTGTGAGAAAGTGAGAAACTTATATGAGGAACTATGTATGCTCAAATCCAGAAGGATACTCATATCATGCTAAAAAACGTCAAAAATTGCATTTCaaagcccattatttatgtctCGTAAAGTACAATAATAAGGATACATTGCAATGAAAAATAAAGTTTAGGGACAAAGGTGTAGTACATCCTGCAGGCAAGATCAACCAATATATACCACCACGTGTTTGTGTCACCCCACCCTCATTTGCGTGAACCTGGATGCCCTCCACCTACAAATTGATTCAAACTATAAAATCCATAAGTGACATGGGAACTTCCCTAGAAGCTAAGGGCATTTAATGTAGGGGTAGGTGGTAGCAAGTTAGCAGCATGTGTTTTTGTGTATGTCAGCCTTCAAAAACAGAACTATCAGAAAGCTTCAACTATTGAGAGTATAACCATTTAGAAAACCTATGAGATGCCAAAGCACAGGAAATATACAGGAAACCGtaagaaaatgacaaaacaaaagcataataataataatcaataATTATGATGATaagaattaaaataatattagcAACAATAGTAATAGCGAGAGTGAATACTATTAAAGACATGCAACATTCCAATTTGCAATAAGCTTTGACAATGAATAGCTAGTGCAACAATACACGTACATTTGGACTTTCTCACTTGTAGAGTAGCATAAATCGTATGTTCCTCGTCAACAATTTAGAGCTCTTAATTTTCTCTTACACTATTTAAACAACTGAGTCATGATCTgacattcaaaataaactagATATAGCAAAATTCTTTGCTTAAAACTGTCGCTGATTCAAACCGACTGGGCCAAAGCAGAACAAGCTTTAGTCCGCTGATACGCTTGTCTAGAAAAGTAAATTGTGAGCCATTGATCAACCTTCTAAAGAGAATATTGTACGACAAGCGAGGAACAACATTTTCAGCTAAGGATCTTTTCAATCCCATGATGAATTAAGGACTTGATAAAACAGAATTCAGTGTAATCGTGAACATGTGTTTAAACTCAAACTCATGCAACTTGAGATGTGAATTCTTACATAACAAGCAAACAACTTTGGAAATAACAGACAAGTTTGAAAACTTAATAACTTGCCAGAAAAATAACACGAAAAATATTTGTAAGCAAGAACAAATATGGGAAGATgacccgggggggggggggggggacctAGTAGTTCTAAAACCAATATGTGAGCAGATCAAGATAATCGCAAGAGCTCTGGTAACAGAAAATGAGTGAGTGAGAACCTTGCAAGCTTGAAGACTAAGAAAACTTTGAACTTGAAAAAGATTGTGTGAAATGATATCCTTGAATGCCGTTTTAGCTGAGAAGCTCTGTTAAAGCCTAGTGACCAACAACATTGTCTAACAATTTGTGAAATTCTGATCATATCTGATTTTCCATGGGATCTTTTAACCATCCCCAAACTCATTCATTGCCCTTATGTTTTCAAATTATAACTTCCTTTGGCCAGCTCCCTCATCAAGGCTTTGTTATCATGGTTCCACACATATGAGCGAATTGAACCCAAGCACAAAACAGGGCACAGAAAAATCGGGAGAGAACAAGAAAATATGCTGGTGTAGACATATTTACTTAAGATATCCTAAAATATGGTGTAGATAATTCAACATCAGAAATTTAAAACCTAGCATAGCAATATATAAGATCTTTAGCCCCTCCAAATGTTGCTAATTGGTTTGGATTGAATGCTCTAATTCTATCACAACCCAGAGCATCAGCGATCAAAGTAAACAGAACAGGCTAATGCCCTGTATTCTATTGAATAATGAAATTGGGTCTCAGATTGAAGGATGCTGACTTGAAGTTAAAATGGATGTCCTGACTTATGAGGACTGTGGTGATGATACATAATGATGGTTTTTATGAAGAGGACAAGGACTGGTCAAAGAACTACAAGATCTGAGTTCTAAATTAATGGTTAGCAAAGCTGAGTTCACTCAGCGAGAGCGAGTACTCCGAAACTGCATATAGAAATTCAGTGAAAACGCTATATAATGTAAGGCCTGGTACATTGAACCACCAGTCATTCAATAAAACAACAGAAGGCCTGGTACATTGAACAACACAAAGAAATTCAATGAGGAAATAACACCAAGGCTAAAGAAAATGAACACTAAATCTTATTTGATTGTCCAAACTTTGTCCCTTGCTTCTCTACAACGTAGGGTCATGCGGAAAATCCTCCAGCCCTAATACAATAAGGAAACCTTCGGTAGAAGATTAGTTTCTTTTGATCTAATGAAAACTCCACAAAGTAAACAGAAAAAATGATTGCCCTTGGATCCTTGACTAGGATACTGGCAGCACAACATGATACTGTGTCAGTTAAAGATCCCTATTACCTAGCTTGAAGTTGTGAACAAGTGAACCAATTACATTTTATATCTGTGCACTTGTGTATAAACTATCACcaagaaagaaatataaatgatgaACTGGAGTCcttgaaaataaatatttatataggAAAGCAACAATTCTTTCCTTTTCGGATCTGACCACATCACTGAAACAAGAAAGGAATAGAAGATAAAAAATACTTTCTTCTTACCTTGCCACATGTGAGTATGCAAGCAATTGCATGGCTTGCTTCATGCAAGAAGACCGTGATGAGCTTAAAAGGTGTGAGTAGTATTGTCCTCCAAAGCTTTAACAGTAAGAACAAACATTCAGATCAAAAGGCTAACTGGATCGAGTCAGTGCCAAACTAACAATGAGattgattaaaaattaaaatcaaaaaatcaaaaaatcaTGCAAGATATATCTAGCCAACATAACATGGCCTTTCTACAGATCATATAAGTGAGTCCATGTTATTCTGCTATATTTATATCCTTCCCCAAATTCATCAAATCTCTTCGTACAACCTCAAACAGCACTCTGAATTTTCCCAAATCCACTAGGTGGATTGCAAATGATTTTATCGACGAGAGCCTCTAGTTACACATGACCAAACCATCTTGGTTGCATGTTAGCATAAATACAACACATAGCTTCATTCATATATTTCTAAGCTAGTTAGCATAAATACCAGCGGAAAATAAAATTGGGGTTTCGGAAATCAACTTTGTTAGTCCAAAACCATTAAAACTGACAACAAATTgctgagaaaaaaaagaaaaagcaaaagaacaAATGATATCTTTGA is a genomic window of Malus domestica chromosome 09, GDT2T_hap1 containing:
- the LOC103444129 gene encoding uncharacterized protein codes for the protein MPNWELKSCCKHDQVVFLATIGVFTVVILALWRTILLTPFKLITVFLHEASHAIACILTCGKVEGIQVHANEGGVTQTRGGIYWLILPAGYLGSSFWGMALILASTNLVTARIAAGCLGVALLVVLFVAKNWTLRGLCIGFIVFLAIVWVLQELTKVRILRYVILFIGVMNSLFSVYDIYDDLISRRVNSSDAEKFAEICPCPCTGVGWGVIWGLISFIFLSASVYLGLVILS